Proteins from a genomic interval of Flammeovirgaceae bacterium SG7u.111:
- a CDS encoding YARHG domain-containing protein produces the protein MKKTLLIILLATLVLSCESNIKNKDAEVVVEEGTEIPKKADSIPKTDQVIISSEVDDQTSLLGSWVGYFEKDTKSNGDKTIYVDEGYVWNRENKINISIDEIKDSTVVGHSVVAGNDRPFEGSVKKLDNDVFSFNVKEPGDDKYDGEFTFTISNGQLTGKWTAYKNIDIKHRKYTLEKKEFSYNPDIMLEYSKAYVDWNKYIEKKESFEIDENEIEEWMTREFASATNLIYEINASNKLLAKEEVENLKKGDLTIIRNTIYARHGYSFKNRPMRVFFDAQPWYIPIHTDIKSDFTDIEKQNIQLLLRYEKNASEYYDRFGRG, from the coding sequence ATGAAAAAGACACTACTAATCATACTTTTAGCTACTCTTGTTTTAAGCTGCGAATCGAACATTAAAAATAAAGACGCAGAAGTAGTAGTTGAAGAAGGCACGGAAATCCCTAAAAAGGCAGATAGCATTCCAAAAACTGATCAAGTAATTATCTCTTCGGAAGTTGATGATCAAACCTCGTTACTAGGATCTTGGGTAGGTTATTTCGAAAAAGATACAAAAAGCAACGGTGACAAGACTATATATGTTGATGAAGGCTACGTATGGAATCGGGAAAATAAAATCAATATCTCTATCGATGAAATCAAGGATAGCACTGTGGTAGGCCACAGTGTTGTAGCTGGAAATGACAGACCATTTGAGGGGTCAGTAAAAAAGCTTGACAATGATGTTTTCTCCTTTAATGTGAAAGAACCTGGCGATGATAAGTACGATGGAGAATTTACATTTACTATTTCAAATGGTCAGCTAACTGGCAAATGGACAGCCTATAAAAATATAGACATCAAGCATAGGAAATACACCTTGGAAAAGAAAGAGTTTAGCTATAACCCCGACATCATGCTTGAATATTCAAAAGCATATGTAGATTGGAATAAGTATATTGAAAAAAAAGAGTCTTTTGAAATCGATGAAAATGAAATAGAAGAATGGATGACTCGAGAATTCGCATCTGCTACCAACCTTATTTATGAAATTAATGCCTCCAATAAGTTGCTGGCAAAAGAAGAGGTAGAAAACCTTAAAAAAGGTGATCTTACCATTATTAGAAATACCATTTATGCCAGACATGGATATTCTTTTAAGAATAGACCAATGAGGGTTTTCTTCGATGCACAACCTTGGTATATACCCATTCATACCGATATTAAGAGTGATTTTACTGATATTGAAAAGCAAAATATCCAATTACTTTTACGCTACGAGAAGAATGCTTCTGAATACTATGACCGCTTTGGCAGAGGTTAA
- a CDS encoding DUF2306 domain-containing protein, with the protein MNQVFTYTFKTIYYASLVYFTYLMMLITLQYIPLKIDVAFLNVKEKVSSYTHYQWAFFSHVYTSIFVLIFGIPQFSKTVRNSFPIAHKLFGKAYILLVLFIASPSGLIMAYYANGGIFSRASFIIQAVLWFAFTYKAFTCIRKNDWENHQKFMLRSYALTLSAISLRLIKWIMVSTLELPPMDTYKIVAWLGWMINLILVEVYLMSRKTTFNKKSSRVNTS; encoded by the coding sequence ATGAATCAGGTATTTACATATACATTCAAGACTATTTATTATGCATCGTTAGTGTACTTCACCTACCTAATGATGCTTATTACACTTCAATATATTCCCCTCAAAATTGATGTTGCTTTCTTGAATGTAAAAGAAAAAGTGTCATCATATACTCACTACCAATGGGCATTTTTCAGCCATGTCTACACTAGTATTTTTGTCTTGATTTTTGGAATTCCGCAGTTCTCAAAAACAGTTAGAAACTCGTTTCCAATTGCCCACAAACTCTTTGGTAAAGCTTATATACTTCTTGTGCTTTTCATTGCCAGTCCATCGGGGCTTATAATGGCTTACTATGCAAATGGTGGTATTTTTTCTAGGGCATCATTCATTATCCAAGCTGTTTTATGGTTTGCCTTTACTTACAAAGCGTTTACATGTATTCGGAAAAATGATTGGGAAAACCATCAGAAATTCATGCTGAGAAGCTACGCACTTACTCTTTCAGCTATAAGTTTGAGGTTGATAAAATGGATAATGGTTTCCACGCTCGAACTTCCCCCAATGGATACTTATAAAATAGTAGCTTGGTTAGGTTGGATGATAAATCTAATTTTAGTGGAAGTGTATTTGATGAGCAGAAAAACTACTTTCAACAAAAAAAGCTCTAGGGTAAACACATCCTAA